Proteins encoded together in one Hevea brasiliensis isolate MT/VB/25A 57/8 chromosome 16, ASM3005281v1, whole genome shotgun sequence window:
- the LOC110663873 gene encoding uncharacterized protein LOC110663873 isoform X2, whose protein sequence is MLRDFSWAARPLPISVNIRQQIQRLRYLQMEEESQTQTPKEVHVHFNHTDSCKFSRWTARESFQFMYARPWQEVVEFYSNVVNGHSSLLELFGTQMPFVHDDVKIQEISCKTQLDDSSNKEKFGRWARVTFKIVLSYNGGSFDGWQKQPGLNTVQGLVERSLGRFIDEKKSQQLKDKCKPLKGCAVVAGRTDKGVSALRQICSFYTWRKDVRPHEIEDAINSSAPGKLRVISVSEVSRVFHPNFSAKWRRYLYIFPLNDGEEREDLENFTTDEKYDKQRYGCGEFTSRENGDKSITSDKCELEGANKPTTFNICKVNKLLQQLEGKKLSYKIFARDTKASRNEGPPTECFVYHARATEARLPCSDHAEGRKVMCVELVANRFLRKMVRVLLATSIREAAAGAEENILLKLMDASCRRASAPPAPPDGLCLVDVGYTEFDPQNCIVP, encoded by the exons ATGTTAAGAGATTTCTCTTGGGCAGCCAGACCACTTCCAATTTCTGTTAATATTAGACAGCAGATTCAACGATTAAGATATCTGCAGATGGAGGAAGAGTCACAGACGCAGACACCAAAAGAAGTCCATGTTCACTTTAATCACACAGATTCTTGCAAGTTTTCCAGATGGACAGCCAG GGAGAGCTTTCAATTCATGTATGCAAGGCCTTGGCAAGAAGTTGTTGAATTTTATTCGAATGTGGTGAACGGGCACTCGTCATTGTTAGAGTTGTTTGGAACTCAG ATGCCTTTTGTTCATGATGATGTAAAAATTCAAGAGATCTCCTGTAAGACTCAATTAGACGATTCTTCAAATAAAGAAAAGTTTGGTAGGTGGGCAAGAGTAACATTCAAGATAGTTCTTTCATATAACGGGGGATCATTTGATGGGTGGCAGAAACAGCCTGGCTTGAACACTGTCCAGGG CTTAGTAGAAAGGTCGCTTGGGAGATTTATTGATGAGAAGAAATCTCAACAACTAAAGGACAAGTGTAAACCCCTCAAAGGTTGTGCTGTGGTAGCTGGGCGCACGGACAAAGGTGTCTCAGCTCTTCGACAAATTTGTTCGTTCT ATACTTGGAGAAAGGATGTTAGACCTCATGAAATTGAAGATGCCATCAATAGTTCAGCACCCGGAAAACTTAGGGTTATATCCGTTTCTGAG GTTTCACGTGTATTCCATCCTAATTTTTCTGCCAAATGGAGGCGCTATTTGTATATTTTTCCACTTAATGATGGAGAAGAGAGGGAGGATCTTGAAAATTTTACTACTGATGAAAAATATGATAAACAAAGATATGGATGTGGTGAATTCACTAGTAGGGAGAATGGGGATAAATCTATTACTAGCGACAAATGTGAGCTCGAAGGTGCGAATAAGCCTACAACATTCAATATATGCAAAGTTAACAAGCTTTTACAACAGCTAGAAGGAAAAAAGTTGTCCTACAAAATATTTGCACGAGACACCAAAGCTTCAAGAAATGA AGGTCCACCAACAGAATGCTTCGTTTATCATGCTcgagccacagaggccagattaccATGTTCA GATCATGCAGAAGGAAGAAAAGTTATGTGTGTTGAGCTGGTGGCTAATCGGTTCCTGCGCAAG ATGGTCCGAGTTCTTCTGGCAACATCGATAAGGGAAGCGGCTGCAGGTGCAGAAGAAAATATATTGCTAAAGCTGATGGATGCTTCATGCAGACGTGCAAGCGCTCCCCCAGCACCCCCTGATGGACTTTGTCTTGTTGATGTAGGATACACTGAATTTGATCCGCAAAACTGCATTGTCCCTTAA
- the LOC110663873 gene encoding uncharacterized protein LOC110663873 isoform X1 → MLRDFSWAARPLPISVNIRQQIQRLRYLQMEEESQTQTPKEVHVHFNHTDSCKFSRWTARESFQFMYARPWQEVVEFYSNVVNGHSSLLELFGTQMPFVHDDVKIQEISCKTQLDDSSNKEKFGRWARVTFKIVLSYNGGSFDGWQKQPGLNTVQGLVERSLGRFIDEKKSQQLKDKCKPLKGCAVVAGRTDKGVSALRQICSFYTWRKDVRPHEIEDAINSSAPGKLRVISVSEVSRVFHPNFSAKWRRYLYIFPLNDGEEREDLENFTTDEKYDKQRYGCGEFTSRENGDKSITSDKCELEGANKPTTFNICKVNKLLQQLEGKKLSYKIFARDTKASRNEGPPTECFVYHARATEARLPCSVNDHAEGRKVMCVELVANRFLRKMVRVLLATSIREAAAGAEENILLKLMDASCRRASAPPAPPDGLCLVDVGYTEFDPQNCIVP, encoded by the exons ATGTTAAGAGATTTCTCTTGGGCAGCCAGACCACTTCCAATTTCTGTTAATATTAGACAGCAGATTCAACGATTAAGATATCTGCAGATGGAGGAAGAGTCACAGACGCAGACACCAAAAGAAGTCCATGTTCACTTTAATCACACAGATTCTTGCAAGTTTTCCAGATGGACAGCCAG GGAGAGCTTTCAATTCATGTATGCAAGGCCTTGGCAAGAAGTTGTTGAATTTTATTCGAATGTGGTGAACGGGCACTCGTCATTGTTAGAGTTGTTTGGAACTCAG ATGCCTTTTGTTCATGATGATGTAAAAATTCAAGAGATCTCCTGTAAGACTCAATTAGACGATTCTTCAAATAAAGAAAAGTTTGGTAGGTGGGCAAGAGTAACATTCAAGATAGTTCTTTCATATAACGGGGGATCATTTGATGGGTGGCAGAAACAGCCTGGCTTGAACACTGTCCAGGG CTTAGTAGAAAGGTCGCTTGGGAGATTTATTGATGAGAAGAAATCTCAACAACTAAAGGACAAGTGTAAACCCCTCAAAGGTTGTGCTGTGGTAGCTGGGCGCACGGACAAAGGTGTCTCAGCTCTTCGACAAATTTGTTCGTTCT ATACTTGGAGAAAGGATGTTAGACCTCATGAAATTGAAGATGCCATCAATAGTTCAGCACCCGGAAAACTTAGGGTTATATCCGTTTCTGAG GTTTCACGTGTATTCCATCCTAATTTTTCTGCCAAATGGAGGCGCTATTTGTATATTTTTCCACTTAATGATGGAGAAGAGAGGGAGGATCTTGAAAATTTTACTACTGATGAAAAATATGATAAACAAAGATATGGATGTGGTGAATTCACTAGTAGGGAGAATGGGGATAAATCTATTACTAGCGACAAATGTGAGCTCGAAGGTGCGAATAAGCCTACAACATTCAATATATGCAAAGTTAACAAGCTTTTACAACAGCTAGAAGGAAAAAAGTTGTCCTACAAAATATTTGCACGAGACACCAAAGCTTCAAGAAATGA AGGTCCACCAACAGAATGCTTCGTTTATCATGCTcgagccacagaggccagattaccATGTTCAGTAAAT GATCATGCAGAAGGAAGAAAAGTTATGTGTGTTGAGCTGGTGGCTAATCGGTTCCTGCGCAAG ATGGTCCGAGTTCTTCTGGCAACATCGATAAGGGAAGCGGCTGCAGGTGCAGAAGAAAATATATTGCTAAAGCTGATGGATGCTTCATGCAGACGTGCAAGCGCTCCCCCAGCACCCCCTGATGGACTTTGTCTTGTTGATGTAGGATACACTGAATTTGATCCGCAAAACTGCATTGTCCCTTAA